In Lentisphaera araneosa HTCC2155, the genomic stretch CTTCGATCATCGGTCAAAAAGACGTGGTCAAATCTCTCCTTATTGGCCTACTTGCCGATGGCAACTTATTGCTCGAAGGTCTTCCTGGCCTCGCCAAAACTCGCGCCGTCAAAAGTCTTTCCAAGAATATTGAATCGGATTACAGTCGCGTGCAGTTCACTCCCGACCTACTCCCCTCAGACATCACCGGTGCTGAAGTCTACCTCGGAGAAAATAGTGCCGAACGCTTCAAATTTGAACCAGGTCCTATTTTTGCCAACCTCGTCTTAGCGGATGAAATCAACCGCGCCCCAGCAAAGGTCCAAGCGGCCTTGCTCGAAGCCATGGAAGAAAAGCAAATCACTGTGGCAGGAAAAACTCATGCCATGCCCAAATTATTCATGGTTTTAGCGACGCAAAACCCCGTCGAACAAGAAGGCACTTACCCGCTTCCTGAAGCCCAAATGGACCGCTTCATGATGCACATCTTAGTGCAATATGGTTCTGATGCAGATGAACTCGAAATCATGCGTCTCGTTCGCGGCGAGCAAAAACAAGCCAATGACTCCAAGCCCAGCGCCATGTC encodes the following:
- a CDS encoding AAA family ATPase, whose amino-acid sequence is MSQIHNEIKELQTRIEASIIGQKDVVKSLLIGLLADGNLLLEGLPGLAKTRAVKSLSKNIESDYSRVQFTPDLLPSDITGAEVYLGENSAERFKFEPGPIFANLVLADEINRAPAKVQAALLEAMEEKQITVAGKTHAMPKLFMVLATQNPVEQEGTYPLPEAQMDRFMMHILVQYGSDADELEIMRLVRGEQKQANDSKPSAMSQDILFQARDEVKDIHVAENVEEYMIRLISATRNPAQMGDEYADYIAVGASPRGTLALDKSARAHAWLEDRDHVTPDDAKAILHNCLRHRLVLSYEASAEGLTVDDFIDKMIEKVPVI